The following are encoded in a window of Arthrobacter sp. OAP107 genomic DNA:
- a CDS encoding SDR family NAD(P)-dependent oxidoreductase — translation MPQRTIVITGASDGIGAAAARNLARAGERIVVVGRSPDKTAAVGAELGADYFVCDFAELAQVRELAAALRARYPRIDVLVNNAGGIMRGHELTGDGHEKTFQINHLAPFLLTTELLDLLTASRATIINTSSAANGFGRLDLTDLNSERSYSTNRAYGTAKLANILFTAELQNRYGKDGIAAAAFHPGVVATNFAAESTSWFRHAYKTVLNRFLLSAEQGADTLVWLATSTPGRDWVPGAFYIKRALAKANSQAYDAGLARELWDRSLELVRAGEPSEESELDNA, via the coding sequence ATGCCTCAGCGCACCATCGTCATCACCGGCGCCAGCGACGGGATCGGTGCAGCAGCCGCGCGGAACCTGGCGCGGGCAGGCGAGCGGATTGTCGTCGTCGGGCGTTCCCCGGACAAAACCGCAGCGGTGGGCGCGGAACTGGGCGCTGACTATTTCGTCTGCGACTTCGCGGAGCTGGCGCAGGTGCGCGAGCTGGCCGCAGCGTTGCGTGCAAGGTACCCGCGGATAGACGTCCTGGTGAACAACGCCGGCGGGATCATGCGCGGCCATGAGCTGACCGGGGACGGCCACGAGAAGACGTTCCAGATCAACCATCTGGCGCCTTTCCTGCTCACCACCGAGCTGCTGGACCTTCTTACCGCCAGCCGTGCCACCATCATCAACACGTCCAGCGCTGCCAACGGATTCGGGCGGCTGGATCTGACCGATCTCAACTCAGAGCGGAGCTACTCGACAAACCGTGCCTACGGCACCGCCAAGCTGGCTAACATTCTGTTCACCGCGGAACTGCAGAACCGCTACGGGAAAGACGGCATCGCGGCGGCCGCCTTCCACCCGGGCGTGGTGGCCACCAACTTCGCGGCGGAGTCCACCAGCTGGTTCCGCCATGCCTACAAGACCGTGCTGAACAGATTCCTGCTCTCGGCCGAGCAGGGCGCCGACACGCTCGTCTGGCTCGCTACTTCCACGCCAGGACGGGACTGGGTGCCCGGAGCCTTCTACATCAAGCGTGCGCTGGCGAAGGCCAACAGCCAGGCGTACGACGCCGGGCTGGCGCGGGAATTGTGGGACCGCAGCCTGGAGCTCGTGAGAGCCGGCGAACCGAGCGAGGAGTCCGAGCTGGACAACGCCTGA
- a CDS encoding GAF domain-containing serine/threonine-protein kinase, which yields MAAQPGIAEGTVIGGRYRVVEQIGSGAMANVYRAVDESLEREVALKVINRSDTAPQPARDDDAEVKVLAALNHHSLVTLLDAGVDREEPGRTRIYLVMELVEGPDLKRRLAEGGPLSSRHTAEVGYDVADALAYIHESGVVHRDVKPGNILVFDYQHDTARMHAKLTDFGIALMADAPDLHDGGFLGTAGYLSPEQAKAEPIGPPSDVYSLGLVLLESLTGQQAFPGDPLQSALARLMDDPHIPDDVEPEWRLLLAAMTARNPEDRPSTTEVSQALYELSLSSRGKHRVDATVIPADEEARMEAVRRYGILDTPPDGAFDRITALAARLFSVPVAIVSIVDHDRIWFKSHHGVDVEQISRDPGLCASAILQDGLWVVENAPEDPRTLLNPLVAGEFGLKFYAGAPLKTRDGYNLGTLCILDFEPRTMTPEDNANLRDLAAMVMTDLELRLEAAAGLPGTAQGSAVVS from the coding sequence ATGGCCGCACAACCCGGCATTGCAGAAGGCACAGTCATCGGCGGAAGGTACCGGGTGGTGGAACAGATCGGTTCCGGTGCCATGGCCAACGTGTACCGCGCCGTCGACGAGTCCCTCGAGCGCGAAGTGGCGCTCAAGGTCATCAACAGAAGCGACACCGCTCCACAGCCGGCGCGTGACGACGATGCCGAAGTCAAAGTGCTGGCGGCCCTGAACCACCACAGCCTCGTCACACTCCTGGACGCCGGCGTCGACCGGGAAGAGCCCGGCCGCACCCGCATTTATCTGGTGATGGAACTCGTGGAAGGGCCGGATCTCAAGCGCCGCCTTGCCGAAGGAGGCCCGCTCTCCTCCCGGCACACGGCCGAGGTCGGCTACGACGTGGCTGACGCTCTGGCCTACATCCACGAAAGCGGCGTGGTTCACCGGGACGTGAAGCCCGGCAACATCCTGGTCTTCGATTACCAGCACGACACCGCCCGCATGCACGCCAAGCTGACGGATTTCGGCATCGCTCTCATGGCTGATGCGCCGGACCTGCACGACGGCGGATTCCTTGGCACCGCGGGCTACCTCAGTCCGGAGCAGGCGAAGGCCGAGCCCATCGGGCCCCCCAGCGATGTGTACTCCCTTGGCCTGGTGCTGCTTGAGAGTCTCACCGGGCAGCAGGCCTTTCCGGGTGACCCGCTGCAGAGCGCCCTCGCGCGCCTGATGGACGACCCCCATATTCCGGATGACGTAGAGCCGGAGTGGCGCCTGCTTCTGGCCGCCATGACTGCACGCAATCCGGAAGACAGGCCGTCGACCACCGAGGTGAGCCAGGCTCTCTATGAGCTGTCCCTCAGCAGCCGCGGAAAGCACAGGGTGGACGCCACTGTCATTCCCGCGGACGAGGAAGCCCGGATGGAGGCCGTCCGCAGGTACGGCATCCTCGACACTCCCCCGGACGGTGCCTTCGACAGGATCACCGCGCTGGCCGCCAGGCTCTTCTCGGTGCCGGTGGCCATCGTGTCGATCGTGGACCATGACCGGATCTGGTTCAAGTCCCACCACGGCGTGGACGTGGAGCAGATCAGCAGGGACCCGGGGCTGTGCGCGTCGGCCATCCTGCAGGACGGCCTATGGGTGGTGGAGAACGCCCCGGAGGACCCGAGGACCCTGCTCAATCCGCTGGTCGCGGGCGAGTTCGGACTGAAGTTCTACGCCGGCGCCCCCCTTAAGACCCGGGACGGCTACAACCTCGGAACCCTGTGCATCCTGGACTTTGAGCCGCGCACCATGACGCCGGAGGACAATGCCAACCTTCGCGATTTGGCCGCGATGGTCATGACCGACCTCGAGCTGCGGCTCGAGGCAGCCGCCGGGCTGCCCGGCACGGCCCAGGGTTCCGCCGTCGTCAGTTAG
- a CDS encoding EAL domain-containing protein, whose amino-acid sequence MTAASPRPDGDPAGSSALFEALPDAVLVIGGDGVITQVNAAAERLFGYDRLRLVGEDHRMLLAEGYRSGFDRLFASLRSESGDGADAQTPFESYGLRSDGTEFHGEVACSLLDSGGGPWLVAAVRPTFHRQEADAELREAMSLLSATLESTADGILVVGVDGKIAGINEQFTRMWGIPRELLATGDDAAVMDYVLGLLSHPESFVDKVNELYAHPTEESHDTLEFLDGRTFERYSRPQRVGNVVVGRVWSFRDVTPRRRAQEQARQAMADLAEQAAQLKAMAFQDPLTGLANRKLFHDQLSEALHGSSGAAVDVLLLDLDDFKEVNDILGHAAGDQMLVEVARRLRACVRPDDTVARLGGDEFVVLLTGSADAEAVAERIVQSLNVPVRIEGSMLRPSLSLGIASLSEDAVAASELLRRADVAMYAAKAAGKNRFMRFRPEMMTALVQRTDMEAGLRLAVDNDQIRVSYQPVVSPRLGEVIQFEALARWERDGRNVPPSQFIPTAERSGLISAIGLQMMRESFIQLGPWLSDGRERSLAVNVSGVQLRDGGFAGSVLGLAESHGMDSRRLVLEVTESVFFDADDHVIGQLASLRSAGVRVALDDFGTGYSSLGRLQDLPVDAVKIDQSFVSMVRTGAEKLPILSSMINMAHSLGLSVTAEGIETAAQAAFLTDLQCDALQGYLFSVPESEAGLGQAISRSAAALEALEGLRLRR is encoded by the coding sequence ATGACGGCGGCTTCCCCACGCCCTGACGGTGATCCGGCCGGCAGTTCCGCCCTGTTCGAAGCGCTGCCGGACGCGGTTCTGGTGATCGGCGGCGACGGGGTCATCACGCAGGTCAATGCCGCCGCGGAACGGCTCTTCGGCTACGACAGGCTTCGGCTCGTGGGCGAAGACCACCGGATGCTCCTCGCCGAAGGCTACCGCAGCGGGTTCGACCGGCTTTTCGCGAGCCTGCGCAGCGAGTCCGGAGACGGCGCCGATGCCCAGACCCCGTTCGAGTCATACGGCCTGCGGAGCGACGGCACGGAGTTCCACGGCGAGGTGGCCTGCTCCCTGCTTGATTCCGGCGGCGGCCCATGGCTGGTCGCGGCTGTCCGGCCCACGTTTCACCGGCAGGAAGCTGATGCCGAGCTCCGGGAAGCGATGTCTCTGCTCAGCGCCACCCTGGAGTCCACGGCCGACGGGATCCTGGTGGTGGGCGTCGACGGCAAGATCGCCGGCATCAACGAGCAGTTCACCAGGATGTGGGGCATCCCGCGCGAACTGCTGGCCACGGGTGATGACGCCGCGGTGATGGATTACGTGCTTGGCCTGCTCTCGCACCCCGAAAGCTTTGTGGACAAGGTCAACGAGCTCTACGCGCACCCCACCGAGGAAAGCCACGACACCCTGGAGTTCCTCGACGGCCGTACCTTCGAACGCTATTCACGGCCGCAGCGGGTGGGAAACGTGGTGGTGGGCCGGGTCTGGAGCTTCCGGGACGTGACTCCGCGGCGCCGTGCCCAGGAGCAGGCCCGGCAGGCGATGGCGGACCTCGCCGAACAGGCGGCGCAACTGAAGGCCATGGCGTTCCAGGACCCGCTGACGGGGCTGGCCAACCGTAAGCTGTTCCACGACCAGCTGTCCGAAGCGCTGCACGGAAGCAGCGGTGCCGCCGTCGACGTCCTCCTCCTGGACCTTGACGACTTCAAGGAGGTCAACGACATCCTTGGCCACGCCGCCGGCGACCAGATGCTGGTGGAGGTGGCCCGCCGGCTGAGGGCGTGCGTGCGGCCCGACGACACGGTGGCCCGGCTGGGCGGTGACGAGTTTGTCGTACTCCTGACCGGGTCCGCGGATGCCGAGGCCGTCGCCGAGCGGATCGTGCAGTCGCTCAACGTCCCGGTACGGATCGAGGGATCCATGCTGCGGCCCAGCCTGAGCTTGGGGATCGCATCGCTCAGCGAGGACGCGGTGGCCGCCTCGGAGCTGCTGCGGCGCGCCGATGTGGCGATGTACGCCGCCAAAGCCGCCGGCAAGAACCGGTTTATGCGGTTCAGGCCGGAGATGATGACGGCCCTGGTGCAGCGGACGGACATGGAGGCGGGTCTGCGGCTGGCCGTCGACAACGACCAGATCAGAGTGAGCTACCAGCCGGTTGTCTCGCCGCGGCTGGGTGAGGTGATCCAGTTTGAGGCACTGGCGCGGTGGGAACGGGACGGCAGGAATGTCCCGCCGTCGCAGTTCATTCCGACGGCGGAGCGCAGCGGGCTGATCTCGGCGATCGGCCTGCAGATGATGCGGGAGAGTTTCATCCAGCTGGGACCCTGGCTGTCGGACGGCAGGGAGCGCTCGCTCGCGGTGAACGTGTCCGGCGTGCAGCTGCGGGACGGCGGTTTCGCCGGCAGTGTGCTGGGCTTGGCAGAGTCGCACGGCATGGATTCCCGGCGGCTGGTGCTGGAGGTGACGGAGAGCGTGTTTTTCGACGCCGACGACCACGTGATCGGCCAGCTCGCGAGCCTGCGAAGTGCCGGAGTGCGGGTGGCGCTCGATGATTTCGGCACCGGCTACTCGTCGCTGGGCAGGCTTCAGGACCTGCCCGTGGATGCGGTGAAGATCGACCAGTCCTTCGTCTCGATGGTCCGCACGGGGGCGGAGAAGCTGCCGATCCTCAGCTCCATGATCAACATGGCCCACAGCCTGGGGCTCAGCGTCACCGCGGAGGGCATAGAAACCGCTGCGCAGGCCGCCTTCCTCACCGACCTGCAGTGCGACGCGCTGCAGGGCTACCTGTTCTCGGTTCCCGAATCCGAGGCCGGCCTCGGGCAGGCCATCAGCCGCTCAGCCGCAGCGCTCGAGGCCCTTGAAGGCCTTCGCCTGCGCCGCTGA
- a CDS encoding UDP-glucose/GDP-mannose dehydrogenase family protein produces the protein MKISVIGCGYLGAVHAATLASMGHHVVGIDVDSARAEQLASGRAPFFEPGLDELLRDSRTTGRLSFSTDFADAAGAQMHFLCVGTPQSKTSDGADLSYLVSATKSLLPHLGRGAAVVGKSTVPVGTVAKLGRMLAARPDVLLGWNPEFLRQGTAVKDTLVPDRLVYGVPGGKEGAFGRRSDGTQGAARGVTAVLDAVYEPLLRAGIPRLVCNFATAELIKSASNAYLATKVSFINAMSELCDAAGADVTELSEAMGMDPRIGNRYLHAGLGFGGGCLPKDIRSFRAQAQALEVRSVDDWMAVVDSINVGQRARTVEVARELCGGSIAGRTVTVLGAAFKPDTDDIRDSPALDVALRLASAGAHVTVTDPKAINNSWMRYPQLRFEASTTRALEGAELVLLLTEWAEYRALSPAKVGQLVRRRTVLDARNVLDAAPWQAEGWTVRGLGTQAAPLVEQVSAG, from the coding sequence GTGAAGATTTCCGTGATCGGCTGCGGCTACCTCGGTGCCGTGCACGCTGCCACACTCGCGTCGATGGGCCACCACGTGGTGGGGATCGACGTCGACTCCGCACGCGCTGAGCAGCTGGCCAGCGGCCGGGCCCCTTTCTTCGAACCCGGGCTGGACGAACTCCTGCGCGACAGCCGCACCACCGGCCGGCTCAGCTTCTCCACGGACTTCGCCGACGCCGCCGGGGCGCAGATGCATTTCCTGTGCGTGGGAACGCCGCAGTCCAAGACCTCCGACGGCGCCGACCTCAGCTACCTCGTCTCCGCCACCAAGAGTCTCCTTCCGCACTTGGGCCGGGGTGCCGCCGTCGTCGGTAAATCAACTGTGCCCGTGGGCACCGTTGCCAAGCTGGGGCGCATGCTCGCCGCGCGGCCGGATGTGCTGCTGGGCTGGAACCCGGAGTTCCTGCGGCAGGGCACGGCGGTGAAGGACACGCTGGTGCCGGACCGGCTGGTGTACGGGGTTCCCGGCGGCAAGGAGGGTGCGTTCGGACGCCGCAGCGACGGCACGCAGGGAGCTGCCCGCGGTGTGACTGCAGTGCTGGACGCGGTTTACGAGCCGTTGCTGCGCGCCGGCATCCCACGGCTCGTCTGCAATTTCGCGACGGCGGAACTGATCAAATCGGCGTCGAACGCGTACCTGGCAACCAAGGTCAGCTTCATCAACGCGATGTCGGAACTGTGCGACGCCGCCGGCGCCGACGTCACCGAACTGAGCGAGGCGATGGGCATGGATCCGCGCATCGGCAACCGGTACCTGCACGCCGGGCTCGGTTTTGGCGGCGGCTGCCTGCCCAAGGACATCCGCAGTTTCCGTGCCCAGGCGCAGGCGCTGGAGGTCCGGTCCGTCGACGACTGGATGGCCGTGGTGGACTCCATCAACGTCGGCCAGCGTGCCCGGACCGTGGAAGTGGCCCGGGAACTCTGCGGCGGCTCGATCGCCGGCCGCACGGTGACCGTGCTGGGCGCGGCGTTCAAGCCGGACACTGACGACATCCGCGACTCCCCCGCTCTCGATGTGGCGCTCCGGCTCGCCTCGGCGGGCGCGCACGTCACCGTGACGGACCCCAAGGCCATCAACAACTCGTGGATGCGCTACCCGCAGCTGCGGTTCGAGGCCTCCACCACCCGCGCGCTCGAGGGCGCCGAGCTGGTGCTGCTGCTGACCGAATGGGCCGAGTACCGTGCACTGTCACCGGCCAAGGTCGGGCAGCTGGTCCGACGCCGGACGGTGCTGGACGCGCGGAACGTGCTGGACGCTGCGCCGTGGCAGGCGGAAGGCTGGACGGTGCGCGGCCTCGGCACCCAGGCGGCCCCGCTGGTGGAGCAGGTTTCCGCTGGCTGA
- a CDS encoding ZIP family zinc transporter, translating into MPMWAQALFWGTLAGGALVLGSGLSWKWNIPAKLVSSIMAFGAGVLISALAFELVDEAVQGGGLWPTVLGFLAGAVVYVGANALLARSGAKHRKRSRDQQPSEKDDPGSGTAIAVGALLDGIPESVVLGLGLITGGTVSPAMLAAVFISNVPEGLSSTAGMKKAGRSAGYVFGVWGGIALLSGIASLVGYTALETAPDEMVAFITAVAAGGILAMLADTMIPEAFEEHHNLTGLVAAVGFLSAFTIHHVGG; encoded by the coding sequence ATGCCCATGTGGGCCCAAGCGCTCTTTTGGGGAACTCTTGCCGGCGGAGCGCTGGTCCTCGGCTCGGGGCTGTCGTGGAAATGGAACATCCCCGCCAAGCTGGTCTCCTCGATCATGGCTTTCGGCGCCGGCGTCCTCATCTCCGCGCTGGCGTTCGAGCTCGTTGACGAGGCCGTGCAGGGCGGCGGACTCTGGCCGACGGTCCTCGGCTTCCTCGCCGGCGCGGTGGTTTACGTCGGCGCCAACGCACTCCTGGCCCGCTCAGGAGCCAAACACCGGAAGCGCTCAAGGGACCAGCAGCCCAGCGAAAAGGACGATCCGGGCAGCGGCACGGCCATCGCCGTCGGGGCACTCCTGGACGGCATTCCGGAGTCGGTGGTCCTCGGCCTGGGCCTGATCACGGGAGGCACTGTGAGCCCGGCGATGCTCGCCGCCGTCTTCATCTCGAACGTCCCGGAAGGCCTGTCCAGCACGGCGGGCATGAAGAAGGCCGGCCGCAGCGCCGGCTACGTTTTCGGCGTGTGGGGCGGCATCGCGCTGCTGAGCGGGATCGCGTCCCTGGTGGGCTACACCGCGCTTGAGACCGCGCCAGACGAGATGGTCGCGTTCATCACCGCCGTCGCCGCCGGAGGTATCCTCGCCATGCTCGCGGACACGATGATCCCCGAGGCCTTCGAGGAGCACCACAACCTCACTGGCCTGGTGGCTGCTGTCGGCTTCCTTTCCGCCTTCACCATCCACCACGTCGGCGGGTAG
- a CDS encoding alkaline phosphatase family protein, with translation MRARSDFPNARKSTGRHRRRRGVPPANWISAVTTVLFLAAISLIGGTAQAATVAISPSADAVVKRDTPNANYGTAIGLKADNSPIEMSFLKFTVSGTGSTVTGAKLRLFVTDPSNLGGQFRRVLNTTWTENTINWSNAPAAESTVIASVGTASTNTFVEVDVFSVVKGDGTFSFRINNTSSDGVIYGSKELADTTHRPQLILTTNGTPPPPPPPPPPPPPPAASPCGTTAAPPPTYDHVIWFIFENKTYSQVIGSANAPYMSQVARQCGSVTTWSDAGLGLPSLPSYLALTSGSTQGVTTDSNPSNLPPITADNIFRQVRTRGLTYKSYQESMSTNCQLGSSGQYMVRHNPEVYYQGTGDRAACAANNVPLGTPASGNLQRDLANNTLPNFSLITPNICNDMHDCSIATGDSWLSGWLPSILNSATYKAGRTAIAVVFDEDTPVPNFIVAPSVVPGTTVQGSYSHYSLLRSTEEMLGIAPMLLNAGNALSLRPALNL, from the coding sequence ATGCGTGCAAGATCAGACTTCCCGAATGCCCGGAAGAGTACTGGAAGGCACCGCCGTAGGCGCGGGGTTCCGCCGGCCAATTGGATATCAGCGGTTACAACTGTTCTTTTCCTCGCCGCTATTTCGTTGATTGGCGGCACTGCCCAGGCAGCGACCGTTGCAATTAGTCCCTCGGCCGACGCCGTGGTCAAACGGGACACACCAAATGCCAACTATGGAACCGCAATCGGACTCAAGGCAGATAATTCGCCAATTGAGATGTCATTTCTGAAGTTCACCGTGAGCGGCACCGGTAGCACAGTGACGGGTGCCAAACTGCGGCTGTTCGTGACTGATCCGTCGAACCTTGGCGGCCAGTTCAGGCGGGTACTGAACACGACGTGGACCGAAAACACCATCAACTGGTCCAATGCGCCGGCGGCTGAATCCACCGTTATTGCCTCGGTGGGGACCGCTTCGACCAACACGTTTGTGGAGGTCGACGTCTTTAGCGTCGTCAAGGGCGACGGTACGTTCTCCTTCCGCATCAACAACACATCTTCCGACGGCGTGATCTATGGCTCCAAGGAGCTGGCAGACACCACGCACCGGCCGCAGCTGATCCTGACGACGAACGGGACTCCGCCACCGCCGCCTCCACCCCCGCCGCCGCCACCACCGCCCGCGGCGAGCCCGTGCGGCACCACGGCAGCGCCTCCGCCGACCTACGACCACGTGATCTGGTTCATCTTCGAGAACAAGACGTACTCGCAGGTCATTGGGAGTGCCAACGCCCCGTACATGAGCCAGGTTGCCCGGCAGTGCGGTTCCGTGACGACATGGAGCGATGCCGGCCTGGGGCTGCCCTCGCTTCCCAGCTACCTGGCTCTGACCTCCGGCAGCACGCAGGGAGTCACCACCGATTCGAATCCAAGCAACCTGCCGCCGATTACCGCCGACAATATCTTCCGGCAAGTCAGGACGCGCGGACTCACCTACAAGAGCTACCAGGAATCCATGTCCACGAATTGCCAGCTCGGCAGTTCCGGCCAATACATGGTCCGCCACAATCCAGAGGTGTACTACCAGGGCACGGGGGACAGGGCAGCCTGCGCCGCGAACAATGTCCCGCTGGGCACTCCGGCTTCAGGAAACCTGCAGCGCGATCTGGCGAACAACACCTTGCCGAACTTCTCCCTGATCACCCCGAATATCTGCAACGACATGCACGACTGCAGCATCGCCACCGGCGATAGCTGGCTGTCCGGCTGGCTCCCGTCGATCCTGAACAGCGCGACGTACAAGGCCGGCAGGACTGCCATTGCGGTCGTCTTCGATGAGGATACTCCTGTACCGAACTTCATCGTGGCGCCTTCGGTCGTCCCGGGCACAACGGTGCAGGGTTCCTACAGCCACTATTCGCTCCTGCGTTCCACGGAAGAGATGCTCGGCATAGCTCCTATGTTGCTGAATGCAGGGAATGCCCTGAGTCTGCGGCCCGCGCTGAACTTGTAG
- a CDS encoding exonuclease domain-containing protein, with the protein MSGISFTAIDFETANSHRGSACAVGLVKVRDGHIVDTASWLIKPPPGIDDFDPINVELHRITEQDVRNAADWEMSLEGILQFVCEDPLVAFDAAYDASVMRKATEHHHLDLPATDFYCALRLAQNHLPLPQHRLSDVLAALDLPPVEQHEPRAHALACTRIVLAIAAQRGLATLSEVWEQPTTAVGKRRRGRRVRNDADPEAETPGAAGAGESGESGDASERSGEPGEFGEPDANLKVVMPAETRGTARRAFSAAAALVLFTLGVAAAVGLAYLTGLTLRFLAAGQTISAALTVAAAAAAIGGIWICITTGWHRLRRGI; encoded by the coding sequence ATGTCAGGAATCAGTTTTACGGCCATCGATTTCGAAACGGCCAACAGCCATCGCGGCTCGGCGTGCGCCGTCGGCCTGGTCAAGGTCCGGGACGGACACATCGTGGACACGGCGTCGTGGCTCATCAAGCCACCGCCCGGCATCGACGACTTTGACCCCATCAACGTGGAGCTCCACCGGATCACCGAACAGGACGTCCGGAACGCCGCCGACTGGGAAATGTCCCTCGAAGGCATCCTGCAGTTCGTCTGCGAGGACCCGCTCGTGGCGTTCGACGCCGCCTACGACGCCTCCGTGATGCGCAAAGCCACCGAGCACCATCACCTGGACCTGCCCGCCACGGACTTCTACTGCGCTCTGCGCCTCGCCCAGAATCACCTGCCCCTGCCGCAGCACCGCCTCAGCGACGTGCTCGCCGCCTTGGACCTTCCGCCGGTTGAGCAGCACGAGCCGCGGGCGCACGCGCTTGCCTGCACCAGGATTGTGCTCGCCATCGCTGCCCAGCGCGGGTTGGCCACTCTGTCCGAGGTCTGGGAACAGCCAACGACGGCGGTCGGCAAGCGCCGCCGTGGCCGGCGGGTCCGCAACGACGCCGACCCGGAGGCCGAAACACCCGGCGCCGCCGGAGCCGGGGAATCCGGGGAATCCGGGGACGCATCCGAGCGGAGCGGTGAGCCCGGGGAATTTGGTGAGCCGGATGCCAACCTCAAGGTGGTGATGCCCGCTGAAACCCGCGGCACCGCGAGGCGCGCCTTCAGCGCCGCAGCGGCACTGGTCCTGTTCACGCTGGGTGTGGCGGCCGCCGTCGGACTCGCGTATCTCACGGGACTCACGCTCCGCTTCCTCGCCGCCGGGCAGACAATCAGCGCAGCGCTGACCGTCGCCGCAGCCGCGGCAGCCATAGGCGGGATCTGGATATGCATCACAACCGGCTGGCACCGGCTCCGGCGGGGTATCTGA
- a CDS encoding GYD domain-containing protein: MPLYLSKFSYTPETWARLINNPEDRRKAAQAYIESVGGKLHGFWYAFGTHDGYNLWEAPDNVSMAAVALAISGGGALSAFETTVLLSVEESMEAMRQAARIRYQPPGAAQQPEVTVD; the protein is encoded by the coding sequence ATGCCGCTCTACCTATCCAAATTCAGCTACACACCGGAAACGTGGGCCCGGCTGATCAACAACCCTGAGGACCGACGAAAGGCCGCGCAGGCCTACATCGAATCGGTGGGCGGGAAGCTCCACGGATTCTGGTACGCCTTCGGCACCCACGATGGCTACAACCTCTGGGAAGCCCCCGACAACGTCTCCATGGCCGCAGTGGCACTGGCCATCAGCGGGGGCGGTGCGCTGAGCGCATTCGAAACGACGGTGCTTCTGAGCGTCGAGGAATCGATGGAAGCCATGCGTCAGGCCGCGCGGATCAGGTACCAACCGCCGGGCGCCGCACAGCAGCCCGAGGTCACCGTCGACTGA